Proteins from one Planctomyces sp. SH-PL62 genomic window:
- a CDS encoding metallophosphoesterase codes for MPDPKKVLAVVQKAADLSRRTPGRVGSVVRAFADEVMVVGDLHGNLRAFKWVLAEAALDQNPGRHLVLQELVHEINKNQDDRPDLSHRLVDVVCALKCQYPDRVHVILGNHELSELTGRVIGKDGRTLNERFREGIERSYGDAAEAMYGGYLKFFAAMPIAVRTPNRVFICHTIPDGDWLDGLDLSILDADVWPPEAMKRRGTVYAMTWGRDESDETVDRFAAMVDADLFVTGHQPCDEGFRQANHRQLIIDGTEPHPTYCRFPARTPIGVEDLVKSVKVMGLEPIA; via the coding sequence ATGCCCGATCCCAAGAAGGTCCTCGCCGTCGTCCAGAAGGCTGCCGACCTCTCCCGACGCACCCCCGGCCGGGTCGGCTCGGTGGTGCGCGCGTTCGCCGATGAGGTCATGGTCGTCGGCGACCTGCACGGCAATCTCCGCGCGTTCAAATGGGTCCTGGCCGAGGCGGCCCTCGACCAGAACCCGGGGCGGCATCTCGTCCTTCAGGAACTCGTCCACGAGATCAACAAGAACCAGGACGACCGCCCCGACCTGTCGCACCGCCTGGTCGACGTGGTCTGCGCGCTCAAGTGCCAGTATCCCGATCGCGTCCACGTGATCCTGGGCAATCACGAGCTTTCCGAGCTGACCGGCCGCGTCATCGGCAAGGACGGACGCACGCTCAACGAGCGGTTCCGCGAAGGGATCGAGCGATCCTACGGGGATGCGGCCGAGGCGATGTACGGCGGCTACCTGAAATTCTTCGCAGCGATGCCGATCGCCGTACGCACGCCCAATCGCGTGTTCATCTGCCACACCATCCCCGACGGCGACTGGCTCGACGGCCTCGACCTGTCCATCCTGGACGCGGACGTTTGGCCCCCGGAAGCCATGAAGCGACGGGGGACGGTCTACGCGATGACCTGGGGCCGCGACGAGTCCGACGAGACCGTGGACCGCTTCGCCGCGATGGTCGACGCCGACCTCTTCGTCACCGGCCACCAGCCCTGCGACGAGGGCTTCCGCCAGGCCAACCACCGCCAGCTCATCATCGACGGCACCGAGCCCCATCCGACCTACTGCCGGTTTCCCGCCAGGACGCCGATCGGCGTCGAGGATCTCGTGAAGTCGGTCAAGGTCATGGGGCTGGAACCGATCGCCTGA
- a CDS encoding ABC-F family ATP-binding cassette domain-containing protein produces the protein MILISAQGLGRQYAGDPVFTDLDFEVRAGERIGLVGPNGAGKTTLMKLLDRTEQPEYGQLHVRSGVRVSLLRQQPDFPHGQTLMDVARSGLGSLLDLQRELEEAAQEMAEADDAADRERAARRYDQIHEQIIHQDAYDVDYRVEEILSGLGFAEIDFQRDASTFSGGQQSRLMLAKLLLESPDLMLLDEPSNHLDIETTEWLENYLSRQPVAMIVVSHDRYFLDKVVTKIWELNEGSMESYPGNYSQYWRLRTERAKVLERQSERFEEKTEKLEAYIRKYGAGQRAKQAHDRERKLERLQTEKVETFREIVGPVMGFEEVDRSGDIVIEARRLAKAFDKPLFKDLNFSVQRGQCIGVLGPNGAGKTTLIKTLIGREQPDSGEVKLGHRVQVGYHDQGLQSLDYDTTVVRAVWPEDDAEWVEGDIRSLLARFGLTGDQAFRKVGKLSGGEKAKAALARLCATGANLLVMDEPTNHLDIWSCESLERSIREFEGTVLVVSHDRYFLNKVADRILVVADGKVRVIEGDYETYQLVMHKDKEEAERAKARAVAPAPPAPTRAPERSNKVNKKKFAHRPAVDLENDIAALEAEIAEVEDQLGQPATWRDPAKAVRVQDHHAELKQKLETLFQHWEFAVESEW, from the coding sequence ATGATCTTGATCTCCGCCCAGGGCCTGGGACGACAGTACGCCGGCGACCCGGTCTTCACCGACCTCGACTTCGAGGTCCGGGCGGGGGAACGCATCGGCCTGGTGGGGCCCAACGGGGCGGGCAAGACCACGCTGATGAAGCTGCTGGACCGCACCGAGCAGCCCGAATACGGCCAGCTCCACGTCCGATCCGGCGTCCGCGTCAGCCTGCTCCGCCAGCAGCCCGACTTCCCCCACGGGCAGACCTTGATGGACGTCGCGCGGTCCGGCCTGGGCTCGCTGCTGGACCTCCAGCGTGAGCTGGAAGAGGCGGCGCAGGAGATGGCCGAGGCCGACGACGCCGCCGACCGCGAGCGCGCCGCCCGCCGCTACGACCAGATCCACGAGCAGATCATCCACCAGGACGCCTACGACGTCGATTACCGGGTCGAGGAGATCCTGTCCGGCCTGGGATTCGCCGAGATCGACTTCCAGCGCGACGCCTCCACGTTCTCCGGCGGCCAGCAATCGCGGCTCATGCTCGCCAAGCTGCTGCTGGAGAGCCCCGACCTGATGCTCCTGGACGAGCCCTCGAACCACCTCGACATCGAGACGACCGAGTGGCTGGAGAACTACCTCTCCCGCCAGCCCGTCGCCATGATCGTCGTCAGCCACGACCGCTACTTCCTCGACAAGGTCGTGACCAAGATTTGGGAGCTGAACGAGGGCTCCATGGAGTCCTATCCCGGAAACTACTCCCAGTACTGGCGGCTCCGGACCGAGCGCGCCAAGGTCCTGGAACGCCAGTCCGAGCGGTTTGAGGAGAAGACCGAGAAACTCGAGGCCTACATCCGCAAGTACGGCGCGGGGCAGCGTGCGAAGCAGGCCCACGATCGCGAGCGCAAGCTCGAACGGCTCCAGACGGAGAAGGTCGAGACTTTCCGCGAGATTGTCGGCCCCGTCATGGGCTTCGAGGAAGTCGACCGCTCCGGCGACATCGTCATCGAGGCCCGGCGGCTCGCCAAGGCCTTCGACAAGCCGCTGTTCAAGGACCTGAACTTCAGCGTCCAGCGCGGCCAGTGCATCGGCGTCCTCGGCCCCAACGGCGCCGGCAAGACGACGCTCATCAAGACCCTCATCGGCCGCGAGCAGCCCGATTCGGGCGAGGTCAAGCTCGGGCACCGCGTCCAGGTCGGCTACCACGACCAGGGCTTGCAGTCGCTCGATTACGACACCACGGTCGTCCGCGCCGTCTGGCCCGAGGACGACGCCGAATGGGTCGAGGGGGACATTCGTTCGCTCCTCGCCCGATTCGGCCTCACCGGCGACCAGGCCTTCCGCAAGGTCGGCAAGCTCTCCGGCGGCGAGAAGGCCAAGGCCGCGCTCGCCCGGCTCTGCGCCACCGGCGCCAACCTCCTCGTCATGGATGAGCCGACGAACCACCTCGACATCTGGTCGTGCGAGTCGCTCGAACGCTCGATCCGCGAATTCGAGGGGACCGTCCTCGTCGTCAGCCACGACCGCTACTTCCTCAACAAGGTGGCCGACCGCATCCTCGTGGTCGCCGACGGCAAGGTCCGCGTCATCGAGGGCGACTACGAGACCTACCAGCTCGTGATGCACAAGGACAAGGAGGAGGCCGAGCGGGCCAAGGCCCGCGCGGTCGCCCCCGCGCCTCCCGCCCCGACGCGGGCTCCCGAGCGGAGCAACAAGGTCAACAAGAAGAAGTTCGCCCACCGCCCGGCCGTCGACCTGGAGAACGACATCGCCGCGCTCGAGGCCGAAATCGCCGAGGTGGAAGATCAGCTCGGCCAGCCGGCGACCTGGCGAGACCCGGCCAAGGCGGTCCGCGTCCAGGACCACCACGCCGAACTCAAGCAGAAGCTGGAGACCCTCTTCCAGCACTGGGAGTTCGCGGTAGAGTCGGAATGGTGA
- a CDS encoding NADH-quinone oxidoreductase subunit D — protein sequence MGPQHPSTHGVFRMNIRIDGETIVGLKPVMGYMHRNHEKIGERNTFLMNFPFTDRLDYITSMGNNFGYALAIEQLMGDEARPPERAEFIRVIMAELTRVASHMWSIGFLLNDLGAFFTPALYAIEERELILDLFEWASGSRMMCNYFRFGGVAADVPPGWLDRCRAIVEDRLDRKIDELDRYLSGNEILLDRTKGVGVLSAEDAVNYSTGGPVLRASGVAYDVRRAAPYSIYDRFEFATPTGQAGDLYDRYYIRVLEMRESVRILKQAVRKIPEGPILAGKKSYQIKVPAGEAYGRVENPKGELGYYVVADGSATAYRYHVRSPSFINLTALERMCLGRTIADVVGILGSLDIVLGEVDR from the coding sequence ATGGGGCCGCAGCATCCCAGCACCCACGGGGTTTTCCGGATGAATATCCGGATCGACGGCGAGACCATCGTCGGCCTCAAGCCGGTCATGGGCTACATGCACCGGAACCACGAGAAAATCGGCGAGCGGAACACGTTCCTGATGAACTTCCCGTTCACCGACCGGCTGGACTACATCACCAGCATGGGGAACAACTTCGGCTACGCCCTGGCGATCGAGCAGCTGATGGGCGACGAGGCCCGGCCCCCCGAGCGGGCGGAGTTCATCCGGGTCATCATGGCCGAACTCACGCGGGTCGCCAGCCACATGTGGTCGATCGGCTTCCTGCTCAACGACCTGGGGGCGTTCTTCACCCCGGCGCTCTACGCGATCGAGGAGCGCGAGCTGATCCTGGACCTCTTCGAATGGGCGTCCGGCAGCCGGATGATGTGCAACTATTTCCGGTTCGGCGGCGTCGCGGCCGACGTCCCCCCGGGCTGGCTCGACCGCTGCCGGGCGATCGTCGAGGACCGCCTCGATCGCAAGATCGACGAGCTGGACCGCTACCTCTCCGGGAACGAGATCCTCCTGGACCGCACCAAGGGGGTCGGCGTCCTGTCGGCCGAGGACGCCGTGAACTACTCGACCGGGGGTCCCGTGCTGCGGGCCTCGGGTGTCGCCTACGACGTCCGCCGCGCCGCGCCTTACAGCATCTACGACCGCTTCGAGTTCGCGACCCCGACCGGACAGGCCGGGGACCTCTACGATCGCTACTACATCCGGGTCCTGGAGATGCGCGAGAGCGTCCGGATCCTCAAGCAGGCGGTCCGCAAGATCCCCGAGGGCCCGATCCTGGCCGGCAAGAAGAGCTACCAGATCAAGGTGCCGGCCGGCGAGGCCTACGGTCGGGTCGAGAACCCCAAGGGGGAGCTCGGCTATTACGTGGTCGCCGACGGCTCGGCGACGGCCTACCGCTACCACGTCCGGAGCCCCAGCTTCATCAACCTCACGGCGCTCGAGCGGATGTGCCTGGGCCGCACCATCGCGGACGTCGTCGGAATCCTGGGGAGCCTCGACATCGTGCTGGGCGAGGTCGATCGTTAA
- a CDS encoding 4Fe-4S binding protein: protein MAIGRGVIRGHAITLRRFLLTFARDLRDGFAFKRRGGGGLLVDLFRGPARGEERVVVQDATTDGLFTVEYPDERLPVFERFRVLPVLVYDDEDGNVRCTSCNICAKVCPPQCIWMVQAKSPKGTVVPLPEDFFIDMDVCMNCGLCAEYCPFDAIKMDQNFELANCERHQTHVYSLQDLLVSSAYYATTHPEAWASPEEAGERAKVAKKKDRRLQKALGVAEPAARS, encoded by the coding sequence ATGGCGATTGGTCGAGGGGTGATCCGGGGCCACGCGATCACGCTCAGGCGGTTCCTGCTCACGTTCGCGAGGGACCTCCGCGACGGCTTCGCGTTCAAGCGTCGGGGCGGCGGCGGCCTGCTCGTCGACCTCTTCCGAGGTCCCGCGCGGGGCGAGGAGCGCGTCGTCGTCCAGGACGCGACGACCGACGGCCTGTTCACCGTCGAATACCCGGACGAACGGCTGCCCGTCTTCGAGCGGTTCCGCGTCCTCCCGGTCCTGGTCTACGACGACGAGGACGGCAACGTCCGCTGCACCTCCTGCAACATCTGCGCGAAGGTCTGCCCCCCGCAGTGCATCTGGATGGTCCAGGCGAAGAGCCCCAAGGGGACCGTAGTCCCGCTCCCCGAGGACTTCTTCATCGACATGGACGTCTGCATGAACTGCGGCCTCTGCGCCGAGTACTGCCCGTTCGACGCGATCAAGATGGACCAGAACTTCGAGCTGGCGAACTGTGAGCGGCACCAGACCCACGTCTACAGCCTGCAAGACCTGCTGGTCTCCAGCGCCTACTACGCGACGACCCATCCCGAAGCCTGGGCCAGCCCCGAGGAGGCCGGCGAGCGGGCCAAGGTCGCCAAGAAGAAGGACCGTCGGCTTCAGAAGGCCCTCGGGGTCGCCGAGCCGGCCGCCAGGTCCTGA
- a CDS encoding NADH-quinone oxidoreductase subunit A: protein MVVYNYIFVGLLLVVAIGFAAAPLVLVAVIAPRKRSLTKADTYECGVKTHGETWVRFRIQYYIYAIMFVVFDVETVFLYPWATAYGGLGMFALVEMVIFLALLSAGLGYAWAKGVLRWV, encoded by the coding sequence ATGGTCGTCTACAACTACATCTTCGTCGGGCTCCTGCTGGTGGTCGCGATCGGCTTCGCGGCCGCGCCCCTGGTGCTCGTCGCCGTGATCGCGCCTCGGAAGCGGTCGCTGACCAAGGCCGACACCTATGAGTGCGGCGTGAAGACCCACGGCGAGACCTGGGTCCGCTTCCGCATCCAGTATTACATCTACGCCATCATGTTCGTCGTCTTCGACGTGGAGACGGTGTTCCTCTACCCCTGGGCCACGGCCTACGGCGGCCTGGGGATGTTCGCCCTGGTGGAGATGGTCATCTTCCTGGCCCTGCTCTCCGCGGGCCTGGGCTACGCGTGGGCGAAGGGCGTCCTGCGCTGGGTTTGA
- the nuoH gene encoding NADH-quinone oxidoreductase subunit NuoH has protein sequence MNTWVVWALWLLVGFAGVFPGIVAYMVWLERKVAARFQDRIGPNRVGPLGLLQPIADAIKLIIKENIVPRSADQVVHLLAPVMVLVSAFLTLAVVPFAVGLVPIDPPSALVYLIAVSSISPLGIFLAGWSSRNKYSLLGAMRAVAQLVSYEIPQVLSTIPVVLWAGSLSLVSIFDHQVAYGWNALNPPGFLAFLIFLIASVAEVNRTPFDLPEAESEIIAGYHTEYSGMRFGLFFLAEYLSVFAVSCVATVLFLGGGTPLPFSAFPLNVLGDSIGSYLLVDAILLAVFLLKVLLFVFAMFWVRATLPRMRIDRLMNFAWKYLVPLCILNVVFAAVWYEVVVRPGALTAWNWALGMIAAGVPVVLAVQLVFRANRKLAAAYPIDADWPTVEAAR, from the coding sequence CTGAACACTTGGGTGGTCTGGGCCCTCTGGCTGCTGGTCGGTTTCGCCGGCGTTTTCCCGGGAATCGTGGCCTACATGGTCTGGCTGGAGCGCAAGGTCGCCGCGCGGTTCCAGGACCGGATCGGCCCCAACCGCGTGGGGCCGCTGGGACTCCTCCAGCCGATCGCCGACGCGATCAAGCTGATCATCAAGGAGAACATCGTCCCCCGCTCGGCCGATCAGGTCGTCCACCTGCTCGCCCCCGTGATGGTGCTGGTCTCCGCCTTCTTGACGCTGGCCGTGGTGCCGTTCGCCGTCGGGCTGGTCCCCATCGATCCCCCCTCGGCCCTGGTCTACCTGATTGCCGTCTCCAGCATCAGCCCGCTGGGGATCTTCCTGGCCGGGTGGTCGAGCCGGAACAAGTACTCGCTCCTGGGGGCGATGCGGGCGGTCGCGCAGCTCGTGTCGTACGAGATCCCGCAGGTCCTCTCGACGATCCCGGTCGTCCTCTGGGCGGGGAGCCTCAGCCTGGTCTCGATCTTCGACCATCAGGTCGCGTACGGCTGGAACGCCCTCAACCCGCCCGGCTTCCTGGCGTTCTTGATCTTCCTGATCGCCAGCGTCGCCGAGGTCAACCGCACGCCGTTCGACCTCCCCGAGGCCGAGTCGGAGATCATCGCCGGCTATCACACCGAGTACTCGGGGATGCGGTTCGGCCTCTTCTTCCTGGCCGAGTATCTGAGCGTCTTCGCGGTGAGCTGCGTGGCGACGGTCCTCTTCCTGGGGGGCGGGACCCCCTTGCCGTTTTCGGCGTTCCCGCTGAATGTGCTGGGAGATTCGATCGGATCTTACCTGCTGGTGGACGCGATCCTCCTGGCGGTGTTCCTGCTCAAGGTCCTGCTGTTCGTCTTCGCGATGTTCTGGGTGCGGGCGACCCTGCCCCGGATGCGGATCGACCGGCTGATGAACTTCGCCTGGAAGTATCTCGTCCCGCTTTGCATCCTGAACGTCGTGTTCGCGGCCGTCTGGTACGAGGTCGTCGTCCGCCCCGGGGCCCTGACCGCGTGGAACTGGGCGTTGGGGATGATCGCAGCCGGGGTTCCCGTGGTCCTGGCCGTCCAACTGGTCTTCCGGGCGAACCGGAAGCTCGCCGCCGCCTACCCGATCGACGCCGACTGGCCGACGGTCGAGGCGGCCCGCTGA
- a CDS encoding NADH-quinone oxidoreductase subunit J, giving the protein MARILFLAIASLGLLAALGTVLSRNLVHAALYLVGFFFCVACLFVMLEAEFLAAVQVLIYIGAVAILLMFGIMLTRNTRGDDESSLSGSWRLPGLVAGLCVFAALVFGINNAVSPSGAGAWVETASRPALVEREGEPAWSAERRRAVDDMARVVGVEFMTRYVMAFEVAGLLLTAALVGAVALASRDERPAANRDEDEDRPVEAEGPLETVSP; this is encoded by the coding sequence GTGGCCCGGATCCTCTTTCTGGCGATCGCCTCGCTCGGCCTGCTGGCCGCGCTGGGGACGGTCCTGTCACGCAACCTGGTCCACGCCGCGCTCTACCTGGTGGGCTTCTTCTTCTGCGTCGCCTGCCTGTTCGTGATGCTGGAGGCGGAGTTCCTGGCGGCCGTCCAGGTGTTGATCTACATCGGCGCCGTGGCGATCCTCCTGATGTTCGGGATCATGCTGACGCGGAACACGCGAGGGGACGACGAGTCCAGCCTTTCCGGATCCTGGCGGCTCCCGGGCCTGGTTGCGGGCCTTTGCGTGTTCGCCGCCCTGGTCTTCGGCATCAACAACGCCGTCTCGCCTTCCGGGGCGGGTGCCTGGGTCGAGACGGCCTCGCGACCGGCGCTCGTCGAGCGCGAGGGGGAACCGGCCTGGAGCGCCGAGCGGCGACGGGCGGTCGACGACATGGCCCGGGTCGTGGGCGTGGAGTTCATGACGCGATACGTGATGGCCTTCGAGGTCGCCGGGCTGCTGCTCACCGCCGCGCTCGTGGGCGCGGTCGCCCTGGCGTCCCGCGACGAGCGCCCGGCGGCGAACCGCGACGAGGACGAGGATCGGCCGGTCGAGGCCGAGGGGCCGCTGGAAACCGTCTCTCCCTGA
- the nuoK gene encoding NADH-quinone oxidoreductase subunit NuoK, protein MANDIPLTWFLYFAAAAFATGLVGVLLRRNAIVVLMAIEIMLNAANVNLVAFWRYGTPAPGAGPLPGVILALLVITVAAAEVAVGIGLILLCYRRWRAVDVDRFDSMSG, encoded by the coding sequence ATGGCGAACGACATCCCCCTGACCTGGTTCCTCTACTTCGCGGCGGCGGCCTTCGCGACCGGCCTGGTCGGCGTGCTGCTTCGCCGGAACGCGATCGTCGTGCTGATGGCGATCGAGATCATGCTGAACGCGGCCAACGTGAACCTCGTCGCCTTCTGGCGGTACGGGACTCCCGCCCCCGGCGCGGGGCCGCTCCCCGGCGTGATCCTGGCCCTCCTCGTGATCACGGTCGCGGCGGCCGAAGTGGCCGTCGGGATCGGCCTGATCCTGCTCTGCTACCGCCGCTGGCGCGCCGTGGACGTCGACCGCTTCGATTCGATGTCGGGTTGA
- a CDS encoding NADH-quinone oxidoreductase subunit N, with product MDVNAPLLDFRDFWCVAPAVLLSVWGLVVVAADLARYRRRDAETRRLAVGRLTLVGVGLALASAVTLFWLDALAQSDAPRLERILGPSLGSYFAQTDGLIFVGTLARGLPTDILNILFLLLLGLVVWTSTAYSFTEDVGEYFALLLWATVGMMLLAASEELATLFISLEMMTICLYLATAFEKSRRRSPEAGLKYFIYGSVSSALFLYGLSFVYGLTGTTYFDAIGRVLGRGGHQGLAGNLAGAAALLMMLVGFGFKVAATPFHQWAPDVYEGAPAPVAAWIATGSKIASFVAMLKVFLHALGPWSNPSNELMGPGWLGVVVMIAAATMTYGNFAALAQQNYKRMLAYSSIAHAGYLLVGVAAASVSVDGPAAAGAVLYYLVVYAFANVGAFAVAVWLARDLGRDSIRDLNGLGRESPALAVCIVVLMLSLIGIPPFGGFFGKLYIFMEALRQGPSGTRIVLAWLVALGLFNSVVSAFYYFRVLKAIYLRDPIGAGLKRAPTAVAMPIVASAVVVTVFGIAPGPLVELMKSVAQPMLSASKLDEPNASETASPVAWTLPSRPE from the coding sequence ATGGACGTGAACGCCCCCTTGCTGGACTTCCGAGACTTCTGGTGCGTCGCTCCGGCCGTGCTGCTCTCGGTCTGGGGCCTGGTCGTCGTCGCCGCCGACCTCGCCCGCTACCGTCGTCGCGACGCCGAGACTCGGCGGCTGGCGGTCGGCCGATTGACGCTCGTCGGCGTCGGGCTCGCGCTGGCCTCGGCCGTGACGCTTTTCTGGCTCGACGCCCTGGCGCAGTCTGATGCCCCGAGGCTGGAGCGGATCCTGGGGCCCTCGCTCGGGTCGTATTTCGCCCAGACCGACGGCCTGATCTTCGTCGGCACGCTGGCGCGAGGACTCCCCACGGACATCCTGAACATTCTGTTCCTCCTGCTGCTCGGGCTGGTGGTCTGGACGTCGACCGCGTACTCCTTCACGGAGGATGTCGGCGAGTACTTCGCCCTCCTGCTATGGGCGACGGTCGGCATGATGCTGCTGGCGGCCTCGGAGGAACTGGCGACGCTCTTCATCTCGCTGGAGATGATGACGATCTGCCTGTACCTGGCCACGGCCTTCGAGAAGTCGCGGCGACGGTCGCCGGAGGCTGGGCTCAAGTACTTCATCTACGGCTCGGTCTCCTCGGCGCTCTTCCTGTACGGCCTGAGCTTCGTCTACGGCCTGACCGGGACCACCTACTTCGACGCCATCGGCCGCGTCCTGGGAAGAGGCGGGCACCAAGGGTTGGCGGGGAACCTCGCCGGGGCCGCCGCCTTGCTGATGATGCTCGTCGGCTTCGGGTTTAAGGTGGCGGCGACGCCGTTCCACCAGTGGGCGCCCGACGTTTACGAAGGGGCCCCCGCGCCGGTCGCGGCCTGGATCGCCACCGGGTCCAAGATCGCCAGCTTCGTCGCCATGCTCAAGGTGTTCCTGCACGCCCTGGGCCCGTGGTCGAACCCCTCGAACGAGCTGATGGGGCCGGGATGGCTGGGGGTGGTCGTCATGATCGCCGCGGCGACCATGACCTACGGCAACTTCGCGGCGCTGGCGCAGCAGAACTACAAGCGGATGCTGGCGTACTCCTCGATCGCGCACGCCGGCTACCTTCTGGTGGGCGTCGCCGCGGCCAGCGTCTCGGTGGACGGGCCGGCGGCGGCCGGGGCCGTGCTTTACTACCTGGTCGTTTACGCATTCGCGAACGTCGGGGCGTTCGCCGTCGCCGTCTGGCTCGCCCGCGACCTGGGCCGGGACTCGATCCGGGACCTCAACGGACTGGGCCGCGAGTCCCCCGCGCTGGCGGTTTGCATCGTCGTCCTGATGCTGTCGCTGATCGGCATACCGCCGTTCGGCGGATTCTTCGGGAAGCTCTACATCTTCATGGAGGCGCTGCGGCAGGGGCCGTCGGGGACTCGGATCGTGCTCGCCTGGCTGGTCGCGCTCGGCCTGTTCAATTCGGTGGTCTCGGCGTTCTACTACTTCCGCGTGCTGAAGGCGATTTACCTGCGCGATCCGATCGGCGCGGGCCTGAAGCGGGCGCCGACGGCGGTCGCGATGCCGATCGTGGCGTCGGCCGTCGTCGTGACCGTCTTCGGGATCGCGCCCGGCCCCCTCGTCGAGCTCATGAAGTCGGTCGCGCAGCCGATGCTCTCCGCGTCGAAGCTCGACGAGCCGAACGCCTCCGAGACGGCCTCTCCCGTCGCCTGGACCCTTCCCTCCCGTCCCGAATGA
- a CDS encoding HEPN domain-containing protein, whose product MAIINTFAKCLESPYLVEDPEASARIGELLTKAADRLEGASNIQTSGQGDPADVVFLSYEAMFCCLRALVYARGYREMGLRCLLLACEALYVKTGELDVEHLRRFELAQRLKLAPADAVADASAFVKRTLELIG is encoded by the coding sequence ATGGCGATCATCAACACGTTCGCGAAGTGCCTGGAGAGCCCGTACCTCGTCGAGGATCCCGAGGCTTCGGCCCGGATCGGCGAGCTTCTCACGAAGGCCGCCGACCGGCTGGAAGGGGCCTCGAACATCCAGACCTCGGGGCAGGGGGATCCGGCCGACGTCGTCTTCCTCAGCTATGAGGCGATGTTCTGCTGCCTCCGCGCTTTGGTCTACGCCAGGGGGTATCGCGAGATGGGCCTGCGCTGCCTGCTGCTGGCGTGCGAGGCTCTGTACGTCAAGACCGGCGAGCTGGACGTGGAACACCTGCGGCGGTTCGAGCTGGCGCAACGGCTGAAGCTGGCGCCGGCGGACGCGGTGGCGGATGCGTCGGCCTTCGTGAAGCGCACGCTCGAACTGATCGGCTGA
- a CDS encoding Gfo/Idh/MocA family protein — protein sequence MPPITLNRRRFLGCSAASLALSQGPATQSAPVVESAGPVRIGLIGVGNRGTTLLRTLLELPGVGVPVVCDPEPRHRARGEGIVEKATGRRAESVQDPRRVLERADLDAVVVAVPCDLHEGISSQALSAGKHLYAEKPMAITVAGCDRLISESARAPGVVIHVGFQRRSNPRFQEAVDLFRSGGLGPLIEARASWTSSNGPLTGHDGWLGDRRRSGDFMVEQAVHIWDVLSWIHGGPPDRAVGWGRRGLFAREYPGRDVTDHYGVELAWADGFRASFVQSYVAPADENFTGSHLRVLGLDGGFDFGSGTLTYRDRERPRRTIQPGVRNDTRLALEAFVAAVRAETPPPPPVTLQDARAATLTGLLVRKAVDEGRTATLDEILDGSTSA from the coding sequence ATGCCTCCGATCACCCTTAACCGGCGCCGATTCCTCGGCTGCTCGGCGGCGAGCCTCGCCCTTTCCCAGGGGCCGGCGACCCAGTCCGCGCCCGTCGTCGAATCGGCGGGACCGGTGCGGATCGGCCTGATCGGCGTCGGCAATCGAGGCACGACCCTGCTGCGAACACTCCTGGAACTCCCGGGCGTGGGCGTCCCCGTCGTCTGCGACCCCGAGCCCCGCCACCGGGCACGCGGCGAGGGGATCGTCGAGAAGGCGACCGGACGACGCGCCGAGTCCGTTCAGGACCCCCGGCGCGTGCTCGAACGGGCCGACCTAGACGCCGTCGTCGTGGCGGTCCCCTGCGACCTCCACGAAGGGATCTCGTCCCAGGCCCTGTCGGCCGGCAAGCACCTCTACGCCGAGAAGCCGATGGCGATCACCGTCGCCGGCTGCGACCGGCTGATCTCGGAATCGGCGCGGGCTCCGGGCGTCGTGATCCACGTCGGGTTCCAGCGGCGTTCGAATCCGAGGTTTCAGGAAGCGGTCGACCTCTTTCGAAGCGGCGGCCTCGGCCCCTTGATCGAGGCCCGGGCTTCCTGGACGAGCAGCAACGGTCCGCTGACCGGCCACGACGGCTGGCTCGGGGACCGCCGTCGCTCGGGGGATTTCATGGTGGAGCAGGCCGTCCACATCTGGGACGTCCTGAGCTGGATCCACGGCGGGCCGCCCGATCGCGCGGTCGGCTGGGGGCGTCGCGGGCTGTTCGCGCGGGAATATCCCGGTCGCGACGTGACCGACCACTACGGCGTCGAGCTGGCGTGGGCCGACGGGTTCCGTGCGTCGTTCGTCCAGAGCTACGTCGCGCCCGCCGACGAGAACTTCACCGGCTCGCACCTGCGCGTGCTCGGCCTCGACGGAGGGTTCGATTTCGGCTCGGGGACGCTCACGTACCGCGATCGTGAGCGGCCCAGGCGGACGATCCAGCCTGGAGTCCGGAACGACACCCGGCTGGCGCTCGAAGCCTTCGTCGCGGCCGTTCGGGCGGAGACGCCCCCGCCCCCCCCCGTCACGCTCCAGGACGCCCGCGCCGCCACGCTGACCGGCCTGCTCGTGCGCAAGGCCGTCGATGAGGGTCGCACGGCGACGCTCGACGAGATCCTGGACGGCTCGACCTCGGCCTGA